In Lapillicoccus jejuensis, the DNA window GCTGCTGCGCTTCGTCGCGCACCACACCCTGACCTGGTTCGTCGGCTACCGCATCGCGGCCGGCGTCGTCATCGCCGCGCTCCTGCTCGCCGGCACGGTCACCGCGACCTGAGTCACCGCGTGCGTCCGCACCGGTGCGGCACCGGTGCCGCACCGGTGCGGACGCGGGGGATGCCCTGCGGGCTCAGCCGGCCATGACGTAGAGCACGTCGGCGACGCAGACCGGCTTGTCGCCGCCGTCGCGCTCGACGACGAAGGTGATGCTGGCCTGCGTCCCGACGGGGATGTCCTTGACGGCGGTGAGCGTCGCCGTGGCGCGCACCCGCGAGCCGACCGGCACCGGCGAGGGGAAGCGGACCTTGTCGGCGCCGTAGTTGACGCCCATCGTCAGGCCCTGGACGTCGTACACCTCCTTGGCCAGCATCGGCAGGAGGGACAGCGTGAGGTAGCCGTGCGCGATGGTGCCGCCGAACGGTCCGGCGGCGGCGCGCTCCGGGTCGACGTGGATCCACTGGTGGTCGCCGGTGGCCTCGGCGAAGGTGTCGACCTGGGGCTGGGTGACCTCGTGCCACTCGCTGGTGCCGAGCTCCTCGCCGACGGCGTCGCGGAAGGCCTGCAGGGACGGGAAGACACGGGCTGCCATGAGCCCGAACCTACAGCCAGTGCGACCGCTTGAACGCGCGGTACAGCCCGACGCAGACGGTGACCATCACGGCCAGCACGACGAAGTAGCCGTAGTAGAACTCGCGCCCGTCGACGTGGACGCTCGCCTCGAGCTCGGGGATGTACTGGAAGTTCATCCCGTAGACGCCGGCGACCATCGTCGGCACCGCGGCGATCGCGACCCACGCCGAGATCTTGCGCATGTCGTCGTTCTGCTGCACCGAGATCTGCGCGAGGTAGGCGTTGAGGATGTCGGTGAGCAGCCGGTCGTAGGACTCGACGTGGTCGTTGGTGCGCAGCAGGTGGTCCTGGACGTCGCGGAAGAACTTCAGCGTCTCCCGGTCGTCGTTCTCGACGATCGCCTTCTGCGGGTGGAAGAAGAGCCGCTCCATCGCCGACGCCAGGGGGCCGGTGGCGCGCTTGATCTCGAGCACCTCGCGCTTGAGCCGGTAGATGGCGGTCGCGTCCACGTCGCGGGCGCCGCCGAAGACCTGCCGCTCGATCTCCTCGAGGTCGACGAGGATCTCCTCGTCGACGTGGGTGTAGTTGTCGACGACCGAGTCCATCACGGCGTGGAGCACGGCGGCCGGGCCGAGCTGGAGGTGCTCGGACTCCTGCTCCAGACGGCGTCGGACGTCGGCCAGCGGGTTGCCGTCGCCGCGCCGGACGGTGACCACGAAGCGGTCTCCCAGGAAGACCATGACCTCGCCGGTCTCGACGTCCGAGGTCTCCTCGATGTAGCGCAGCGTCTTGAGGACGACGAGCAGGCTCCCGTCGTAGTGCTCGATCTTCGGTCGCTGGTTGCCGCGGACGGCGTCCTCGACGGCCAGCGGGTGCAGCCGCAGCTCGTCGTTGACGAGGGCGAACTCGGCGTCCGTCGGGTCCTTGAGCCCGATCCAGAGGAAGCCGTCGTCCTCGTCGCGCAGCGACGCCAGCTCGTCACTGAGGTCGCCGCACACCTGGCGGCGTCCGTCGCGGTAGATGGCCTGGTCGATGATCACGGCCGCATCCTGTCGTGTCGGTGCAGGGTGGCGTCGACCGCCTCGACCGCGTTGTCCAGGTCCCGGCGCTCGTCGTGGTCCAGCTCGGCGGCGGCCAGGCTCCGGCGGACCCGGCCCAGGTGGTCATCGACCGCCTGACGGTGCTCGTCGCCGGCGAGCCAGGCGAGCTCACCGAGCAGCTGCAGCAGGCGTCGGGCGACCATGGGGTCGGACACCCCGTAGCGACGCGGCTGGGTCAACGCCTCGTCGACGAGGTCGGCGAAGGTCGGCAGCCGCAGCGCCGCCCGGACGGTGCCGGCGTCGTCGCGTT includes these proteins:
- a CDS encoding MaoC family dehydratase, with translation MAARVFPSLQAFRDAVGEELGTSEWHEVTQPQVDTFAEATGDHQWIHVDPERAAAGPFGGTIAHGYLTLSLLPMLAKEVYDVQGLTMGVNYGADKVRFPSPVPVGSRVRATATLTAVKDIPVGTQASITFVVERDGGDKPVCVADVLYVMAG
- the corA gene encoding magnesium/cobalt transporter CorA — encoded protein: MIIDQAIYRDGRRQVCGDLSDELASLRDEDDGFLWIGLKDPTDAEFALVNDELRLHPLAVEDAVRGNQRPKIEHYDGSLLVVLKTLRYIEETSDVETGEVMVFLGDRFVVTVRRGDGNPLADVRRRLEQESEHLQLGPAAVLHAVMDSVVDNYTHVDEEILVDLEEIERQVFGGARDVDATAIYRLKREVLEIKRATGPLASAMERLFFHPQKAIVENDDRETLKFFRDVQDHLLRTNDHVESYDRLLTDILNAYLAQISVQQNDDMRKISAWVAIAAVPTMVAGVYGMNFQYIPELEASVHVDGREFYYGYFVVLAVMVTVCVGLYRAFKRSHWL